One genomic segment of Burkholderiaceae bacterium includes these proteins:
- a CDS encoding C40 family peptidase: MLRALIVAAAVLVSPLAHATPPQDDLDGFLQQKGLATRLGDTILHATDRAGSLVRSAMAAIGVPYRRGGNSAETGFDCSGFVRATYEQAMGLMLPRRAEEQAAAAHKIDKTELQPGDLVFFNTLRRAYSHVGIYLGEGKFIHSPRSGARVRVESMDQSYWKKRFNGARRVLDDKAAAGTDTAAAPMMLRSSSVLARDTPAPSAVRLGGTGSADSEPASPADTRRAPMTGDI, translated from the coding sequence ATGCTCAGAGCCCTGATCGTTGCTGCCGCCGTGCTTGTCTCTCCCCTGGCCCACGCGACGCCGCCGCAAGACGATCTGGACGGATTCCTGCAACAAAAAGGCCTCGCCACACGCCTGGGCGACACCATCCTGCACGCCACCGACCGCGCCGGCAGCCTGGTCAGGAGCGCGATGGCGGCCATCGGCGTGCCCTACCGGCGCGGTGGCAATTCGGCCGAGACGGGCTTCGACTGCAGCGGCTTCGTGCGCGCCACCTACGAGCAGGCCATGGGCCTGATGCTGCCGCGCCGCGCCGAGGAGCAGGCCGCCGCCGCGCACAAGATCGACAAGACCGAGCTGCAGCCGGGCGACCTGGTGTTCTTCAACACCCTGCGCCGCGCCTACAGCCACGTGGGTATTTACCTGGGCGAAGGCAAGTTCATCCACTCGCCGCGCTCGGGTGCGCGGGTGCGCGTGGAAAGCATGGACCAGAGCTACTGGAAAAAGCGCTTCAATGGCGCACGCCGCGTGCTGGACGACAAGGCCGCCGCCGGCACCGACACCGCCGCCGCGCCCATGATGCTGCGCTCGTCCAGCGTGCTGGCGCGCGACACGCCGGCGCCCAGCGCGGTGCGCCTGGGCGGCACCGGCAGCGCCGACAGCGAGCCGGCCTCGCCCGCGGACACCCGTCGCGCGCCGATGACGGGCGACATCTGA
- a CDS encoding PQQ-dependent sugar dehydrogenase — MAASFRAPRGAVSAVLAGALALVGLASAARAQAVAPPRVQTVAAGLEHPWAVAFLPGGRFLVTERPGRLRLIDADGSLRPPLAGLPEVAAGGQGGLLDVVTDSDFARNRTIYFCFSEPGAGGTNGTALARARLAEDERRLEDVRVIFSQQPKVRSSLHFGCRIALRRVDGRPDGTLFLTLGERFSQRDAAQQLDNDLGKIVRVGKDGRVPPDNPFVGQAGARPEIWSYGHRNVQGAALAPDGTLWTHEHGPMGGDEINLPQAGKNYGWPLVSFGLNYDGTPVGTGQSSAPGLEPPLHHWTPSIAPSGMAFLTSDRYGPAWRGNLFVGSLKFMYLDRIELKDGRVVAEHKLLQDVGQRIRDVRQGPDGLLYVLTDSRDGRLLRLLPNP, encoded by the coding sequence ATGGCCGCAAGCTTTCGGGCGCCGCGAGGCGCTGTCTCAGCCGTCCTGGCCGGTGCCCTGGCGCTGGTCGGCCTGGCTTCGGCCGCACGCGCCCAGGCTGTGGCGCCGCCGCGGGTGCAGACGGTGGCGGCGGGCCTGGAGCATCCGTGGGCGGTGGCCTTTTTGCCCGGCGGGCGCTTTCTGGTCACGGAGCGGCCTGGCCGCTTGCGCCTGATCGACGCCGACGGCAGCCTGCGGCCGCCGCTGGCCGGCCTGCCCGAGGTGGCCGCGGGCGGGCAGGGCGGCCTGCTGGACGTGGTCACCGACTCGGACTTCGCGCGCAACCGCACGATCTATTTTTGCTTCAGCGAGCCCGGTGCGGGCGGCACCAACGGCACGGCGCTGGCGCGCGCGCGGCTGGCCGAGGACGAGCGGCGGCTGGAGGACGTGCGCGTGATCTTCAGCCAGCAGCCCAAGGTGCGCAGCAGCTTGCACTTCGGCTGCCGCATCGCCCTGCGCCGGGTGGACGGCCGGCCCGACGGCACGCTGTTTTTGACCCTGGGCGAGCGCTTTTCGCAGCGCGATGCGGCGCAGCAGCTGGACAACGACCTGGGCAAGATCGTGCGGGTGGGCAAGGACGGCCGCGTGCCGCCCGACAACCCCTTTGTCGGCCAAGCGGGCGCGCGCCCCGAGATCTGGAGCTATGGCCACCGCAACGTGCAGGGCGCCGCGCTGGCACCCGATGGCACGCTGTGGACGCACGAGCACGGCCCGATGGGCGGCGACGAGATCAACCTGCCCCAGGCGGGCAAGAACTACGGCTGGCCGCTGGTGAGCTTCGGCCTCAACTACGACGGCACGCCGGTGGGCACGGGCCAGAGCAGCGCGCCCGGCCTGGAGCCGCCGCTGCATCACTGGACGCCCTCGATCGCGCCCTCGGGCATGGCCTTCTTGACCAGCGACCGCTACGGCCCGGCGTGGCGCGGCAACCTGTTCGTCGGCTCGCTGAAGTTCATGTACCTGGACCGCATCGAGCTGAAAGACGGCCGGGTGGTGGCCGAGCACAAGCTGCTGCAGGACGTGGGCCAGCGCATCCGCGACGTGCGCCAGGGGCCCGACGGCCTGCTCTACGTGCTGACCGACAGCCGCGATGGGCGCCTGCTCCGGTTGCTCCCCAATCCATAG